In a single window of the Roseiconus lacunae genome:
- a CDS encoding winged helix-turn-helix domain-containing protein, translating to MKKADVKIGGEYYATVTNKKVVVRIDAENTSGGWDATNLSTNKKVRIKTAGRLQGPARTAESTAKPATRVKKRVAKKKSDTSTGDEKKLSCAKAALQVLESAGEPMNTQEMIAAMVDQNLWESPGGKTPHATLYSAILRDLAKGDESRFVKTERGRFTVRT from the coding sequence ATGAAGAAGGCAGACGTAAAAATCGGTGGTGAGTACTACGCGACGGTCACAAACAAGAAGGTCGTTGTCCGTATCGACGCGGAAAACACCTCGGGCGGTTGGGACGCAACCAACCTTTCGACAAACAAGAAGGTCCGCATCAAAACGGCCGGTCGGTTGCAAGGACCGGCACGGACGGCGGAGTCGACTGCGAAGCCCGCCACGCGAGTAAAGAAGCGAGTCGCCAAGAAGAAGTCCGACACCAGCACCGGCGACGAGAAAAAGCTTTCCTGCGCGAAAGCCGCCTTGCAGGTTTTGGAATCCGCCGGCGAACCCATGAACACGCAGGAAATGATCGCCGCGATGGTTGACCAGAACCTTTGGGAAAGCCCCGGCGGAAAGACTCCGCACGCGACGTTGTACTCGGCAATCCTTCGCGACTTGGCCAAGGGCGACGAAAGCCGGTTCGTGAAGACGGAACGCGGCCGGTTCACGGTTCGCACATAG
- a CDS encoding DUF4314 domain-containing protein translates to MKTKCDFKAGDRIRLLSMDDPDPIPAGTIGTVVAVYPQSDWTQVDVNWEGDRSLMLSIPPDQVQRIDASPQNQSGE, encoded by the coding sequence ATGAAAACCAAATGTGACTTCAAGGCGGGCGACCGAATCCGTTTGCTTTCGATGGACGACCCCGACCCGATCCCCGCCGGCACCATCGGAACGGTTGTCGCCGTGTATCCGCAAAGCGATTGGACGCAAGTCGACGTGAATTGGGAGGGCGACCGTTCACTGATGCTCTCCATTCCGCCAGACCAAGTTCAACGCATCGATGCCTCACCCCAAAACCAATCAGGAGAATAA
- a CDS encoding DNA modification methylase: protein MQVEMWSLDRIKPYEKNPRINDDAVAPVVQSINEFGFRQPIVVDPDGVIIVGHTRWKAAKQLNLAEVPVHVATDLEPEAVKAYRIADNRTGENAEWDYDLLPLEIGELQHVGFDCELLGFNSDELAKLLDPGVEPGLTDPNDIPEPPDAPVTQPGDLWILGDHRLLCGDSTSVEDLDRLLNGAKIQLCNTDPPYNVKVEPRSKNAIAAGNSSFEAGKGKSKDGPKKMRAKDRPLANDFVSDEEFNRLLEAWFGNIARVLEPGRSFYIWGGFSNIANYPPVLAKAGLYFSQAIIWDKMHPVMTRKDFMGAHEWAFYGWKEGAGHKFFGPNNATDLWHVKKIPPQQLEHLTGKPAELAVMAMQYSSRRGDNVLDLFGGSGSTLIGAEQTGRKAFLMELDPPYCDVIVDRYQRFTGKAAVLERTGEAPIPVGAREENMR, encoded by the coding sequence ATGCAGGTCGAAATGTGGTCGCTTGATCGGATCAAGCCTTACGAGAAGAATCCTCGAATCAATGATGACGCGGTTGCCCCCGTCGTCCAATCCATCAACGAGTTCGGCTTCCGGCAGCCGATCGTCGTCGATCCCGACGGTGTCATCATCGTCGGCCATACACGCTGGAAAGCCGCCAAGCAGTTGAACCTTGCCGAGGTGCCGGTTCACGTCGCAACGGACCTTGAGCCTGAGGCGGTGAAGGCCTACCGCATCGCCGACAACCGCACCGGCGAGAACGCCGAGTGGGACTACGATCTGCTGCCGCTCGAAATCGGCGAGCTTCAGCATGTTGGATTCGATTGTGAACTGCTCGGTTTCAACAGCGACGAACTGGCCAAGCTGCTCGATCCAGGCGTTGAACCGGGGCTCACCGATCCCAACGACATCCCAGAACCTCCCGACGCCCCAGTTACGCAACCCGGCGACCTCTGGATCCTCGGAGACCACCGACTACTGTGCGGCGACTCGACCAGCGTGGAAGACCTCGATCGGCTATTGAACGGTGCGAAGATCCAATTGTGCAATACGGATCCCCCGTACAACGTGAAGGTTGAACCACGTAGCAAGAACGCGATCGCCGCAGGCAACAGTTCTTTTGAGGCCGGCAAAGGGAAATCGAAAGACGGTCCGAAGAAGATGCGAGCCAAGGATCGGCCACTTGCAAACGATTTTGTTTCGGACGAGGAATTCAATCGCTTGCTCGAAGCCTGGTTCGGCAACATCGCTCGCGTTCTCGAACCCGGCCGAAGCTTCTACATCTGGGGAGGCTTTTCGAACATCGCGAATTATCCGCCCGTGTTGGCCAAGGCCGGCTTGTATTTCTCGCAGGCCATCATCTGGGACAAGATGCACCCAGTGATGACGCGCAAAGACTTCATGGGCGCGCACGAATGGGCGTTCTACGGCTGGAAGGAGGGTGCCGGTCACAAATTCTTCGGACCGAACAACGCGACAGATCTGTGGCACGTCAAGAAGATTCCGCCGCAGCAGTTGGAACACCTCACCGGCAAACCGGCCGAGCTCGCGGTGATGGCGATGCAGTATTCATCGCGGCGCGGCGACAACGTCCTCGATCTCTTTGGCGGCAGCGGTTCGACGTTAATCGGTGCCGAGCAGACCGGCCGCAAAGCTTTCTTGATGGAACTCGATCCGCCGTACTGCGACGTGATCGTGGATCGCTACCAGCGGTTTACCGGCAAAGCCGCGGTGCTTGAGCGGACCGGCGAGGCACCGATTCCCGTCGGCGCTCGCGAGGAGAATATGCGATGA
- a CDS encoding ankyrin repeat domain-containing protein, protein MSTSEFMTKYDEEFLTKMTEAVESNNISFVRQQLESDRDLIHYNEGVGGWLDAAVDSGHREMTIMLIEMGCDVNEKCDLGTPLGTAISSDRPDMVQLLLEHGAKISSDERHVLTCVTSRMNHSLEMVKLLEHHGADLHEVFFNEHNGDNINALMMAELFGHSDVEAYLRAKGCVLPEQPERPSIGKRLKRFFGKE, encoded by the coding sequence GTGAGCACCTCCGAGTTTATGACGAAGTACGACGAAGAATTCTTGACCAAGATGACAGAGGCCGTTGAGAGCAACAACATTTCGTTCGTACGGCAGCAGCTTGAATCTGATCGAGACCTCATTCACTACAACGAGGGCGTCGGCGGGTGGTTGGACGCCGCCGTCGACAGTGGTCATCGGGAAATGACGATCATGTTGATCGAGATGGGGTGCGACGTAAATGAGAAATGCGACCTCGGCACTCCGCTCGGCACGGCCATTTCGTCTGACCGTCCTGACATGGTTCAATTACTGCTCGAGCATGGTGCGAAGATTAGCTCCGACGAGCGACATGTGCTTACGTGTGTAACGAGCCGTATGAACCACTCACTTGAGATGGTTAAGCTGCTTGAGCACCACGGCGCCGACCTCCATGAAGTTTTCTTCAACGAGCATAATGGGGATAACATCAATGCTTTGATGATGGCTGAATTGTTCGGACATTCAGACGTCGAAGCCTATCTACGTGCAAAAGGATGCGTTTTGCCAGAACAGCCCGAGCGTCCTAGCATCGGGAAACGATTGAAGCGTTTCTTTGGCAAAGAGTAG
- a CDS encoding bifunctional DNA primase/polymerase has product MDARSWVANYRERGWFAVPLRPRSKSPARRDWTRLRLTPEVFPEGCNIGLILGEPSGWLVDVDLDCPEAIELADQYLPPTPAITGRPSSPKSHRWYIAVGATTAKHTDRNGSMIVEIRSTGAQTVVGPSIHPDGEPYDFLDSEPAIVPAPMLAVCVKALADAVIVKRGQFVASLAQEPDSRAASRSIDYNLEQRAIAYLAAMPPAIAGSNGHSQTFAAATALVHGFGIEPERALAILQSEYNPRCQPPWSDRELQHKINQAVIKPHDRPFGWLRDDSPMEPAGIAVDLSGFNTEPVTKVVQVDPDLPKPMPEDPGVLPESLLRCPGFIAEVMDHCLECAPYPNTVMAFCGAVSLQAVLAGRRVRDPGDNRTNLYLLGLAHSAAGKDWPRKLNMQILQQVGMADCVGERFASGEGIQDSLFLTESTLFQTDEIDGLLQSINKSRDARHEQIMSTLLTMYSSANSVYPMRRKAGKEAAGVINQPHLVVFGTAIPNHYYAALSERMLTNGLFARMLIFECGRRGKGQEPKIRDIPDSIRDTAAWWENFRPGAGNLVDWNPTPAIVPHDDSARQLLSDARVNAEEMYDAAEEDNDSVGTTVWGRVSEQTRKLALIHAISRNCRDPIIDAESARWAIEVVEHQTRRMLFMAASHVAENPFHGECLRLLEKLRKAPERTLPHSVLLKRMKMEAKVFHQLIDTLVQQGDLNIISAETAGRPQRGYRMTEQAMAKEDGEGTG; this is encoded by the coding sequence ATGGACGCGCGCTCGTGGGTAGCGAACTACCGCGAGCGTGGATGGTTCGCTGTTCCGCTGCGCCCACGCTCCAAGTCGCCGGCTCGACGCGACTGGACAAGACTCCGTCTGACGCCTGAAGTTTTCCCCGAAGGCTGCAACATCGGATTGATCTTGGGTGAGCCCTCGGGCTGGCTCGTTGATGTTGATCTCGATTGCCCAGAGGCGATCGAATTGGCCGATCAGTACCTGCCGCCGACGCCGGCTATCACCGGCCGGCCGTCTTCGCCCAAGTCCCATCGCTGGTACATCGCCGTCGGCGCGACCACCGCGAAACATACCGATCGAAACGGCTCGATGATCGTCGAGATCCGGTCCACCGGTGCTCAAACCGTCGTTGGCCCGAGCATCCACCCGGATGGTGAACCCTATGACTTTCTCGACTCCGAACCCGCGATCGTACCTGCTCCCATGTTGGCGGTTTGCGTGAAGGCCCTCGCCGATGCCGTTATCGTCAAACGTGGCCAGTTTGTTGCTTCACTCGCTCAAGAACCGGATTCGCGAGCTGCTAGTCGATCAATCGACTACAACCTGGAACAGCGGGCCATCGCCTACCTCGCCGCGATGCCGCCAGCGATCGCCGGTTCGAACGGTCACTCGCAAACCTTTGCTGCCGCCACCGCACTGGTGCATGGCTTCGGAATCGAACCCGAACGCGCCCTCGCGATCCTTCAATCCGAGTACAACCCGCGATGCCAACCGCCGTGGTCTGATCGCGAGTTGCAACACAAAATCAATCAGGCGGTTATCAAACCACATGATCGACCGTTCGGATGGCTTCGCGACGATAGTCCGATGGAACCTGCTGGGATCGCTGTGGACCTCAGCGGTTTCAATACCGAGCCGGTAACCAAAGTCGTCCAAGTCGACCCTGATCTTCCAAAGCCGATGCCGGAAGATCCCGGTGTGTTGCCCGAATCGCTTTTGCGTTGCCCTGGATTCATCGCCGAGGTCATGGACCACTGCCTCGAATGTGCGCCCTATCCAAACACAGTGATGGCGTTTTGCGGAGCGGTATCGTTGCAAGCCGTTCTTGCGGGCCGACGCGTTCGTGATCCCGGCGATAACCGGACGAATCTATATCTGCTCGGACTGGCTCATTCCGCCGCGGGCAAGGACTGGCCGCGCAAGCTGAACATGCAAATCCTGCAACAAGTCGGAATGGCCGACTGCGTCGGGGAACGCTTTGCATCTGGCGAAGGTATCCAGGACTCGTTGTTTCTGACCGAGTCGACGCTGTTTCAAACCGACGAGATCGACGGACTCCTGCAATCGATCAACAAATCCCGCGACGCCCGGCACGAGCAGATCATGTCAACGCTGCTGACCATGTACTCGTCGGCGAACAGCGTGTACCCGATGCGACGCAAGGCGGGGAAAGAAGCGGCCGGCGTTATCAACCAACCCCACTTGGTTGTCTTCGGCACTGCGATCCCGAACCACTACTACGCCGCTCTCTCGGAGCGAATGCTAACCAATGGTCTTTTCGCTCGCATGCTGATCTTCGAATGCGGCCGGCGCGGCAAAGGTCAGGAGCCCAAGATCCGAGACATTCCAGACTCGATTCGCGACACTGCGGCATGGTGGGAGAACTTTCGTCCTGGCGCCGGCAATCTTGTCGATTGGAACCCAACGCCGGCGATCGTTCCCCATGACGATAGCGCTAGGCAACTCCTGAGCGACGCCCGAGTCAACGCGGAGGAGATGTACGATGCCGCGGAGGAGGACAATGATTCGGTCGGAACGACGGTTTGGGGGCGAGTGAGCGAACAGACTCGCAAACTCGCGTTGATCCATGCCATCAGTCGCAACTGCCGTGATCCGATCATCGATGCCGAATCAGCCCGTTGGGCCATCGAGGTCGTTGAGCATCAAACGCGTCGCATGTTGTTCATGGCGGCGTCTCACGTGGCCGAGAATCCGTTTCATGGTGAATGCCTGCGACTTCTTGAAAAGCTACGCAAGGCACCCGAGCGGACGCTACCGCATAGTGTGTTGCTCAAGCGGATGAAGATGGAAGCGAAGGTGTTTCATCAATTGATTGACACGTTGGTTCAGCAAGGCGACCTCAATATCATCTCTGCGGAGACCGCAGGACGTCCACAGCGCGGTTACCGAATGACCGAGCAGGCGATGGCCAAAGAGGATGGTGAAGGAACGGGGTGA